From Nicotiana tabacum cultivar K326 chromosome 20, ASM71507v2, whole genome shotgun sequence, one genomic window encodes:
- the LOC107826142 gene encoding polygalacturonase-like: MLSKMSPLAIFLILFIFLFNLSSSASTMYNVQNFGAKSNGKTDSSKAFLSAWAAACASTSPATIYVPRGSYLIRNAYFYGQTCKSKAITIRIDGTLLAPSDYNVIGNAGNWIIFEKVKGVSIYGGTFDGQGAALWACKTSGKNCPEGTTALAFYNSNNITINGVTAKNSQMFHILVDGCKNVKLQGVNVSAPGNSPNTDGIHVQLSIGVSIMNSHIGTGDDCISIGPGNSNLWIEGIACGPGHGISIGSLGWKVQEPGVQNVTIKSVTFTGTENGVRVKTWARPSNGFVRGVRFQHILMTDVQNPIIIDQNYCPNHENCPHQGSGVKISDITYQDIHGTSATEVGVKFDCSKVNPCSGIRLENVNLSYKNHPAEATCVNAGGRASGLEQPTSCL, translated from the exons ATGTTGAGCAAAATGAGTCCCTTAGCAATTTTCCTAATTCTCTTCATCTTCCTTTTCAACTTATCATCATCAGCAAGTACTATGTACAATGTCCAAAATTTTGGAGCCAAATCCAATGGAAAAACTGATTCATCAAAAGCATTTCTGAGTGCATGGGCTGCAGCCTGTGCTTCTACTAGCCCGGCCACTATTTACGTGCCACGTGGAAGTTACTTGATTCGTAATGCATACTTTTATGGCCAAACATGCAAGAGCAAGGCTATTACTATACGTATTGATGGCACTCTCTTAGCTCCCTCTGATTATAATGTAATTGGAAATGCTGGAAATTGGATCATATTCGAAAAAGTTAAAGGTGTTTCCATCTATGGTGGAACCTTTGATGGTCAAGGTGCTGCTCTTTGGGCTTGCAAAACCTCCGGCAAGAATTGTCCTGAAGGCACTACG GCATTGGCCTTTTACAACTCGAACAACATCACAATCAATGGAGTAACTgcaaaaaatagccaaatgtttcACATTTTGGTAGATGGATGCAAAAACGTGAAGCTACAAGGAGTAAATGTCTCAGCTCCAGGAAATAGCCCTAACACCGATGGAATTCACGTACAATTATCGATAGGAGTCAGTATTATGAACTCTCATATTGGTACTGGAGATGATTGTATCTCAATTGGCCCTGGAAATTCTAACTTATGGATTGAAGGCATTGCTTGTGGCCCTGGTCATGGAATCAG CATTGGAAGCTTAGGTTGGAAAGTACAAGAGCCAGGAGTCCAAAATGTAACAATTAAGAGTGTTACATTCACTGGAACAGAGAATGGTGTGAGAGTGAAAACTTGGGCAAGGCCTAGCAATGGATTTGTTAGAGGTGTTCGCTTTCAGCATATACTTATGACTGATGTTCAAAATCCTATTATTATTGACCAAAATTACTGCCCTAATCATGAAAATTGTCCTCATCAG GGATCAGGCGTAAAGATAAGTGATATAACGTATCAAGACATACATGGAACATCAGCTACAGAAGTTGGAGTGAAATTTGATTGTAGCAAAGTAAATCCATGCAGTGGAATAAGACTTGAAAATGTGAATCTAAGTTACAAAAATCATCCAGCTGAAGCTACATGTGTTAATGCTGGAGGAAGAGCGTCTGGTTTAGAACAACCTACTAGTTGTTTATAA